One Equus quagga isolate Etosha38 chromosome 5, UCLA_HA_Equagga_1.0, whole genome shotgun sequence genomic window carries:
- the TRIM63 gene encoding E3 ubiquitin-protein ligase TRIM63 isoform X2, producing the protein MDYKSSLIQDGNPMENLEKQLICPICLEMFTKPVVILPCQHNLCRKCANDIFQAANPYWTNRSGSVSVSGGRFRCPSCRHEVIMDRHGVYGLQRNLLVENIIDIYKQECSSRPLQKGSHPMCKEHEDEKINIYCLTCEVPTCSMCKVFGAHQACEVAPLQSVFQGQKTELSNCISMLVAGNDRVQTIITQLEDSCRVTKENSHQVKEELSRKFDALYAILDEKKSELLQRITQEQEEKLSFIEALIQQYREQLDKSTKLVETAIQSLDEPGGAIFLLSAKKLIKSIVEASKGCQLGKTEQGFENMDYFTLDLEHIADTLRAIDFGTEYL; encoded by the exons ATGGATTATAAGTCAAGCCTGATCCAGGATGGGAACCCCATGGAGAACCTAGAGAAGCAGCTGATCTGTCCCATCTGCCTGGAGATGTTTACCAAGCCAGTGGTCATCTTGCCCTGTCAGCACAACCTCTGTCGGAAGTGTGCCAATGACATCTTTCAG GCTGCAAATCCCTACTGGACCAACCGAAGTGGCTCAGTGTCCGTGTCTGGAGGCCGTTTCCGCTGTCCCTCGTGCCGCCATGAGGTGATCATGGATCGTCACGGAGTGTACGGCCTGCAGAGGAACCTGCTGGTGGAGAACATCATCGACATCTACAAGCAGGAGTGCTCCAG TCGGCCCCTGCAGAAGGGCAGCCACCCCATGTGCAAGGAGCatgaagatgagaaaatcaaCATCTACTGCCTTACGTGTGAGGTGCCCACATGCTCCATGTGCAAGGTGTTTGGGGCCCACCAAGCCTGCGAGGTGGCCCCGCTGCAGAGCGTCTTCCAGGGACAAAAG ACTGAGCTGAGTAACTGTATCTCCATGCTGGTGGCGGGGAACGACCGTGTGCAGACCATCATCACTCAGCTGGAGGACTCCTGTCGAGTGACAAAG GAGAACAGTCACCAGGTGAAGGAAGAGCTGAGCCGGAAGTTCGATGCACTGTATGCCATTCTGGATGAGAAGAAGAGCGAGTTGCTGCAGCGGATCacgcaggagcaggaggagaagctCAGCTTCATTGAGGCCCTCATCCAGCAGTACCGGGAGCAACTGGACAAGTCCACTAAGCTGGTGGAGACAGCCATCCAGTCCTTGGATGAGCCTGGTGGGGCCATCTTCCTCTTG aGTGCCAAGAAACTCATCAAAAG CATTGTGGAAGCTTCCAAGGGTTGCCAGCTGGGGAAGACAGAGCAGGGCTTTGAAAACATGGACTACTTTACTTTGGACTTAGAGCACATAGCAGATACCCTCAGGGCCATTGACTTTGGGACAG AGTACCTGTAA
- the TRIM63 gene encoding E3 ubiquitin-protein ligase TRIM63 isoform X1 gives MDYKSSLIQDGNPMENLEKQLICPICLEMFTKPVVILPCQHNLCRKCANDIFQAANPYWTNRSGSVSVSGGRFRCPSCRHEVIMDRHGVYGLQRNLLVENIIDIYKQECSSRPLQKGSHPMCKEHEDEKINIYCLTCEVPTCSMCKVFGAHQACEVAPLQSVFQGQKTELSNCISMLVAGNDRVQTIITQLEDSCRVTKENSHQVKEELSRKFDALYAILDEKKSELLQRITQEQEEKLSFIEALIQQYREQLDKSTKLVETAIQSLDEPGGAIFLLSAKKLIKSIVEASKGCQLGKTEQGFENMDYFTLDLEHIADTLRAIDFGTDEEEEEFFEEEDQEEEESTEGKEEGHQ, from the exons ATGGATTATAAGTCAAGCCTGATCCAGGATGGGAACCCCATGGAGAACCTAGAGAAGCAGCTGATCTGTCCCATCTGCCTGGAGATGTTTACCAAGCCAGTGGTCATCTTGCCCTGTCAGCACAACCTCTGTCGGAAGTGTGCCAATGACATCTTTCAG GCTGCAAATCCCTACTGGACCAACCGAAGTGGCTCAGTGTCCGTGTCTGGAGGCCGTTTCCGCTGTCCCTCGTGCCGCCATGAGGTGATCATGGATCGTCACGGAGTGTACGGCCTGCAGAGGAACCTGCTGGTGGAGAACATCATCGACATCTACAAGCAGGAGTGCTCCAG TCGGCCCCTGCAGAAGGGCAGCCACCCCATGTGCAAGGAGCatgaagatgagaaaatcaaCATCTACTGCCTTACGTGTGAGGTGCCCACATGCTCCATGTGCAAGGTGTTTGGGGCCCACCAAGCCTGCGAGGTGGCCCCGCTGCAGAGCGTCTTCCAGGGACAAAAG ACTGAGCTGAGTAACTGTATCTCCATGCTGGTGGCGGGGAACGACCGTGTGCAGACCATCATCACTCAGCTGGAGGACTCCTGTCGAGTGACAAAG GAGAACAGTCACCAGGTGAAGGAAGAGCTGAGCCGGAAGTTCGATGCACTGTATGCCATTCTGGATGAGAAGAAGAGCGAGTTGCTGCAGCGGATCacgcaggagcaggaggagaagctCAGCTTCATTGAGGCCCTCATCCAGCAGTACCGGGAGCAACTGGACAAGTCCACTAAGCTGGTGGAGACAGCCATCCAGTCCTTGGATGAGCCTGGTGGGGCCATCTTCCTCTTG aGTGCCAAGAAACTCATCAAAAG CATTGTGGAAGCTTCCAAGGGTTGCCAGCTGGGGAAGACAGAGCAGGGCTTTGAAAACATGGACTACTTTACTTTGGACTTAGAGCACATAGCAGATACCCTCAGGGCCATTGACTTTGGGACAG atgaggaagaggaagagttctttgaagaagaagatcaggaagaggaagagtccacagaggggaaggaagaag gacaCCAGTAA